Proteins found in one Candidatus Binatia bacterium genomic segment:
- a CDS encoding methyltransferase domain-containing protein, which translates to MTQNTPIRVAAGAEPAHQARVVAAAPSIAPNIRAAYDASSITFRVLQAFGWGPLLNLGYYRFGPPLTVLNFVVTPFLFAPFFRLPGAQFRLVTKSVALLRLTRGSRVLDVGSGRGMSSFFMAQAFPQADITALDLLPQNVAAAQTLYGNTRNLTYLEGDAMNLRFPDESFDRVLCLEAAFHFPDRNRFLSQLARITPPGGRVVIVDFMSKADKDSPVWNDPKIQVVRQTWQWEYFDSARQYQSNAVANGFHVEACHDWSAHVTAPLGTVFELVAGLARRPWGRRLLLGQNPMLRSLSDHDWEDFAVSARAHRYLEKHASYIALVLTRS; encoded by the coding sequence ATGACGCAGAACACCCCGATCCGAGTTGCCGCCGGCGCAGAGCCGGCTCACCAAGCTCGCGTCGTCGCCGCCGCGCCGTCGATCGCCCCGAACATCAGGGCAGCCTACGACGCCTCGAGCATCACTTTCCGTGTGTTGCAAGCCTTCGGTTGGGGTCCCCTGCTCAACCTCGGCTACTATCGTTTCGGGCCGCCGCTAACCGTCCTGAACTTCGTGGTCACGCCGTTCTTGTTCGCGCCGTTCTTCCGCCTACCGGGCGCGCAGTTCAGGCTGGTCACAAAATCGGTGGCGCTCCTACGGCTCACTCGCGGCAGCCGCGTGTTGGACGTCGGCAGCGGCAGGGGGATGAGTTCGTTCTTCATGGCGCAGGCGTTTCCGCAGGCTGACATCACCGCCCTCGACCTGCTGCCGCAGAACGTCGCCGCGGCGCAGACACTGTACGGCAACACCCGTAATCTCACCTACCTCGAAGGCGACGCGATGAATCTTCGCTTCCCGGATGAATCTTTCGATCGCGTCCTCTGCCTCGAAGCCGCATTTCATTTCCCCGACCGCAACCGTTTTCTCAGTCAACTGGCGCGAATTACGCCGCCCGGAGGCCGCGTGGTGATCGTGGACTTCATGTCGAAGGCGGACAAGGATTCGCCGGTGTGGAATGATCCGAAGATTCAGGTGGTCCGCCAGACTTGGCAATGGGAGTATTTCGACTCGGCCCGCCAGTACCAGTCGAATGCGGTCGCCAACGGCTTCCACGTCGAAGCCTGTCACGACTGGTCGGCGCATGTCACCGCGCCGCTGGGTACGGTGTTCGAGTTAGTGGCGGGGCTGGCACGCCGGCCCTGGGGGCGGCGCCTGCTTTTGGGGCAGAATCCGATGCTACGCTCGCTCAGCGACCACGATTGGGAAGACTTTGCCGTATCGGCGCGCGCCCACCGCTACCTGGAAAAACATGCGAGCTATATCGCTCTGGTTTTGACACGTAGTTG